Within the Thermoanaerobaculia bacterium genome, the region ACCGGGCTGCCGAACCGCAAGCTCTTCCTCGACCGGCTGAAGCAGTGGATCGCGCGGCGCGGGCGGACCGACTATCACGCTGCGCTCTTCTTTCTCGACCTCGACAACTTCAAGCGGATCAACGACACCTACGGCCACGAGACCGGCGACCTCCTGCTGGGCGCGGTTGCCGAGCGGCTGCGCTACAGCGTGCGCGAAGGCGACACGATCGGGCGCCAGGGGGGCGACGAGTTCACCCTGCTCCTGCCGGGCATCCGCTCCGCCGACGACGCGATCGCGATCGCGTCCAAGCTCCTCGACCGCCTGGCGCAGCCCCTCGAGGTGGGGGAGCTCTCTCTCTTCGCGGCGGCCTCGATCGGGATCACCCTCTTCCCCGACCATGGGGACGATCCGACGACGCTGCTGCGGAAGGCCGACACCGCCATGTACCGCGCCAAGGAGGCGGGCCGCGGCGGCGTCGTCATCTACGACAGCGAGATGTCGGACGTGAGCCGCGAGCGCTTCGTTCTCGAGAGCGCGCTGCGCGCCGGACTCGAAGAGGAGCATCTCGTGTTGTACTACCAGCCGATCGTCCGGGCGGGCTCGGGAGAGATCGTCGGCGTCGAGGCTCTCGTGCGCTGGCTGCACCCGGACCGCGGCCTCATTCTGCCGGGCAAGTTCCTGCCGCTGATCGAGAGCACCGCGGTTTCCGAGGCGTTGAGCGACTGGGTTCTGCGCAAGGCCTGCGCGCAGGTCCAGGCCTGGCGAGAGCGCTATCAGCAGGATCTTCAGGTGTCGGTCAATCTGACCGCGCGCGCCTTCGAGAATCCCGAGTTGTCGTCCAAGATCGACGTCATCCTGCGCGAAACCGGCCTGCCCGCCGCGGCGCTCGAGCTCGAGATCACCGAGACCATGGCGCTGCTGCACGCCGGGGGACCGGTCTCGACGCTCGCGGACCTGCGCAAGCGGGGTGCGCGCGTGGCGGTGGACGACTTCGGGATCGGCTATTCCTCGCTCTCCTACCTCCGCGAGCTGCCGATCGACACCGTCAAGCTCGACTCCTCGTTCATCCGGGAGCTGGGCCGCCGCCGCGAGGACTCGAAGATCGTGGGCGCCGTGATCCAGCTCGCCCACGGGCTCGGCATGGAGGTCGTCGCCGAAGGCGTCGAGGAGGAGGAGCAGATGGTCATCCTCGAGATGCTCTACTGCGACAAGATGCAGGGCTTCCTGTTCAGCCGCCCTCTCGAGACGGAGGCCTTCGAGGGCCTCATGGACGCATCAACACCTTTTCGAACCGGTCCAGCGCCCAGTCGAGCTCCTGTCGCGAGATGACCAGTGGCGGCGATACCCGGATGACGTGGGTGTGCGTCTCCTTGCACAGGATGCCCTCGGTGGCGAGCTGCTCGCAGAATCGGCGCGCGCCCCCGGCTTCCGGCTTGAGCTCGATTCCGATCCAGAGGCCGCGTCCGCGGACCTCCTGGACGTGCGGCGAGCGGATCGCGCGCAGGCGCTCGAGAGCGTAGGCGCCGAGCTTCGCCGAGTTCTCGATCATCCGTTCCTCGACCAGCACCTTGAGTGCCTCCCGCGCGACCGCTGCCCCTAGCGGATTGCCGCCGAAGGTCGAACCGTGATCGCCCGGCTTGAAGACGTTCATCAGAGCGCTGTCGGCGAGGATGCCCGACACCGGGTAGAAGCCTCCCGAGAGGGCCTTGCCCAGCGTCACGATGTCGGGGCGGATGCCGTCGTGCTGGTAGGCGAAGAGCGCCCCGGTGCGGCCGAGACCGGACTGGATCTCGTCGGTGATGAGCAGGGCATTGTGCCGTTCGGTGAGCTCGCGGAGCTCCGCGAGATACCGCGCAGGCGGCACGACGATACCGGCCTCGCCCTGGATCGGTTCGACGAGGACGGCGACCGTGCGCTCGTTCATCGCCGTCCGGACGGCGTCGGCATCCCCGAAGGGCAGCAGGCGATAGCCGCCGGCGAACGGACCGAACCCCTCACGGTACTGGGCGCTCGAGGAGAAGCCGACGATCGTGGTCGTGCGGCCGTGGAAGTTGTTGTCGAAGACCAGGATCTCGCCCTGGGCCGCCGGCACGCCCTTGACGGTCTGCCCCCACTTCCTGGCCAATTTGACGGCGGTCTCGACCGCCTCGGCGCCGCTGTTCATCGGCAGGAAGCGCTCGAAGCCGGTGAGCGCGCTGATCTCCTGGC harbors:
- a CDS encoding EAL domain-containing protein; translated protein: VPFDLLMVAVLGIATVVWLLEDEHFRLVEASLQIEKLAYYDSLTGLPNRKLFLDRLKQWIARRGRTDYHAALFFLDLDNFKRINDTYGHETGDLLLGAVAERLRYSVREGDTIGRQGGDEFTLLLPGIRSADDAIAIASKLLDRLAQPLEVGELSLFAAASIGITLFPDHGDDPTTLLRKADTAMYRAKEAGRGGVVIYDSEMSDVSRERFVLESALRAGLEEEHLVLYYQPIVRAGSGEIVGVEALVRWLHPDRGLILPGKFLPLIESTAVSEALSDWVLRKACAQVQAWRERYQQDLQVSVNLTARAFENPELSSKIDVILRETGLPAAALELEITETMALLHAGGPVSTLADLRKRGARVAVDDFGIGYSSLSYLRELPIDTVKLDSSFIRELGRRREDSKIVGAVIQLAHGLGMEVVAEGVEEEEQMVILEMLYCDKMQGFLFSRPLETEAFEGLMDASTPFRTGPAPSRAPVAR
- the rocD gene encoding ornithine--oxo-acid transaminase; this encodes MSDLLAAPPALSSQDLIALEDRHGAHNYHPLEIVITRGEGVWVWDVEGNRYLDFLAAYSAVNQGHCHPRLVQRLTEQAQRLTLCSRAFRNDQLGQLCQEISALTGFERFLPMNSGAEAVETAVKLARKWGQTVKGVPAAQGEILVFDNNFHGRTTTIVGFSSSAQYREGFGPFAGGYRLLPFGDADAVRTAMNERTVAVLVEPIQGEAGIVVPPARYLAELRELTERHNALLITDEIQSGLGRTGALFAYQHDGIRPDIVTLGKALSGGFYPVSGILADSALMNVFKPGDHGSTFGGNPLGAAVAREALKVLVEERMIENSAKLGAYALERLRAIRSPHVQEVRGRGLWIGIELKPEAGGARRFCEQLATEGILCKETHTHVIRVSPPLVISRQELDWALDRFEKVLMRP